The DNA window AAGGGCTTGATATATCGTTTTGTTGAGTACTTGATGATTTAACGACCAAGCCATCAAGCCAGACGACAGGATAAACAGCCTCCAGAGGTCTGTCACGCCACTGCTCAACTTCCTCATTGACGACATCAGTCACTTTTGAGATCAGCGAAGGCGATACATCAACGTGGTACAAGTCCTGTAAAGTAGCCTGAATATCTCTTGTAGTCATGCCCTTTGCGTAGAGGGAGAGGATAGCTTCTTCGAGCATAGCAGATTTAGTGGAGCGTTTAGGAATAATCTGAGGCTCAAAAGTACTGTGCCTGTCTCTAGGAGTGGACAGTTCAAGGTGGCCTCTTCACAAAGTTATCAAACGCTGAATCAGATATTTCACCTTCTGCTTTGAACGGTTTCAGCAGATTCTGCGGAAAATCTCTTCCCTCTGTGTCTTCAAGCTCGTACACAAACGATACCGGACCGAATGTCCGCAATATAATCAGTGGCCTTGCTCCCGGCTTTGGAGTCCGTCCAAACTCTTTACGCCATTCTTTGACGCTTGCAACGTATTTGCTGCCCGGTTTCTGAATCCTAATCAGCATTGCGTTATACGGGGCTATGTTCCTGAAACGCTTTATGAAGTCTAACAGCTCCATATAGTTTTTGCTTGAGCGGTAAGACCTCACGTCCTGAAAAAGCCTGTCAAGCTCCGGGATATTATTCTGTCCTTGCATTATTTCTCCTCCTTGTCATTCCCGAAAACAGCAAGCCAGACGCACGGCGGAGTCTCTGAAGTCCTGCTGACCCTGTGCCGGAAATGCGCCGGAAGTATCACCCAGTCCCCCGGAGTCATCTCAAGAGTCCCCGTCTCAAACTCAAGCTCCGCGCTCCCCTGCAACACCGCGACAAACTCCCATTCCGTTTGGTCGTACCAGAATCCCGGCGGCGAAACATGGCCGTGCGAGATTATGCGCTCGACACGAGTCCCGCCGGCCTTCCCCGAAATTATTTTCTCGGAAAATTCTTCCTCCTCTTTTGTTACGGGTGTGAATAAATTTCCGCGCCTCACGATTTTCTCCTGCGAATGAATACCATCAACCCCGCAAGAATCACCGCTCCCATTCCGCCGTTACAGCTCCCGCCCGATGACCCTGCACCCCTGCCGGAAGCCTGAAGCTGTGCGTCAAGAATCGCCGTAGCCGCAGCTCTGTCAGCAGATTTCAGCATTCCTATCTCCGCGCCGTGTCCGTAATTCGCCGTGAACACTCTCACATTCGGGTTGTCTGTAACATCTTCAATCCTCACGGTGTACCAGGGATCCGAATTTCCGTAAATCATTACGACTTTCGAGTCTGTCGTGTGAGACCACCTGCGTATATTGTCGTTTAGTGTTCTGTCATAGCTCAGTGTAGCGAGCAAATGCGGCTTTATGTTAGCCCTTGCGTCATAGCCGGGTTCGTCTTCCTCTTTGAATTTGAGAGTGAGTCTTTCACTTTCGGCAGCCTCGCGGAAATACTTTAACATTATCCCGTACGCGCCGTTCTCTTTATGAACCTGAACCTGATACGCATAATCCTTACCAACGCGGTTAGCTTTTGTTTTTCCCCCGCCGCCTGTGTCGCTGGCTGAGTCATTTTCCCTGAGAAGTCTAAGCATTGCCCGGAGATATAATTCTTTGTCGCGGCTTGCTGACTTTGGCATGTTCAATACTGCGTCGAACGAGGCAAAATTTTTGTCATACTGCCACATACTCACAGGAATATCTACAAGCTCCGCCTCGTAGCGAATATCATATGATGGCATATCGTCAGCCGAAATATAAACATCCTCGCTCCCGTAAGGAACATCATCCGATATTAGCTTGAAGTACCTGGGCTGAATGTATTTCCGTTCCCTTATCATCTCAACAATGTACTTCATCGCAATGTCCCGGTACTGTTTCGCTTTGGCCTCTCCGTAACGCTCATTGCCGATTGACGTGAATACAGCCTCAGGAAGCCTGTTATCCTCCGGGCCGTAACAGAGCGGGGCAACATACGGAACATAGACATCCGCGTCATTCGGGTAGAAGTACGCAAAAATATTCGCTGTCTGTCCTCCCTTGCTGATTCCAGTGAATGCCCATGTCCCCGAAAATATTCCCCGCAGCTGCTCCATTACGTTATGGAAATCATTTGCGGCGTTCTCGTTGGTGAGATGCTCCCACATGGCCGGAACATCATCGGACAGTCCCGCAGGCATTGACTCGCCGTAATACCTGTACTCAAAGCTGATGAAATTGGCGTTGTACATTCTCGCAAGCTCCACACGGTCATCTTTCGGGAAATAGCTGTCATTGAGATTGTAGCCGCCGACATACGCGACATTGACATTATCCCGGCTCTGATAGCCAATCTCGACTCGCTGGAGGAATTTCCCGCCGTCCGGATT is part of the Synergistaceae bacterium genome and encodes:
- a CDS encoding transposase, whose amino-acid sequence is MSTPRDRHSTFEPQIIPKRSTKSAMLEEAILSLYAKGMTTRDIQATLQDLYHVDVSPSLISKVTDVVNEEVEQWRDRPLEAVYPVVWLDGLVVKSSSTQQNDISSP
- a CDS encoding cupin domain-containing protein, producing the protein MVRRGNLFTPVTKEEEEFSEKIISGKAGGTRVERIISHGHVSPPGFWYDQTEWEFVAVLQGSAELEFETGTLEMTPGDWVILPAHFRHRVSRTSETPPCVWLAVFGNDKEEK